The genomic DNA GAAGGTGATATCACCTTTTAGAACATCTTCTGGAAGTGACACGACTACTGGACCAGGACGACCGCTCTTGGCAGTGAAGAAAGCCCGTCGTAGTAACTCAGGAACACGTTTGGGGTCACGGACTTCTACCGACCATTTAGAAATAGGTGCAAAAAAACGGTCTAAATCCACTTCCTGGAAGCCTTCCCTGCCCCGAAAACTGCTGTGCACCTGTCCAAGTAACACAACCATGGGTGTAGAATCTTGGTAAGCTGTGTGCACACCAATTGATAAATTACACGCTCCAACGCCCCGTGTTGCCATAACAACTCCAGGTTTCCCCTCATTTTTGGCATAAGCATCGGCCATAAATGCAGCGCCGCTTTCATGGCGGGTTGAAATCAATCGTATCGCATCATGCTGATACAAAGCATCGAGCAAAGGTAAATAGCTCTCCCCGGGGACACAAAAAGTGTTCCTAATTCCCTCTTCTTCTAATATTTTGACAATGGATGTCGCACTATTGATGAGCAAGGTCGTCACCCTCCTATAAATAGACTTGCATGCGCCTAACTGCTTCTCGCAAAAGATGCTCAGGAACAGACAGAGACATCCGAAAGTACCCCTCGCCATAGGTTCCGAATGCAACACCTGGCGTGACTACGACACCGGCTTCCTCCATCATGACTTCACTAAACCCGGCTGACGTATAGCCCTCTGGAACCCGTGCCCAAATAAAGATACTTCCCTTAGGTTTGCCAGCGTCAATGCCGATTTTCCTTAGACCTTCAATCAAAACATCGGCTCTTTGACTATATATATCATTACGATCATTTAGTGCCGATAAATCACTCGTCAATGCGGTTGCCGCCGCTTTTTGAATCGGTAAGAACTGTGAGGAGTCAAGGTTGCTTTTAACTGTTTTTAAAGTATTGATCAAATCGGCGTTACCGACAATATAACCGATTCGCCAACCGGTCATATTAAATCCCTTAGATAACGAACCAAATTCGACTACAGCGTCTTTTGCTCCATCTACTTGAAGAATACTAGGTGCCTGATACCCGTCATAAGTCACAAGATTATACGCCGAGTCATGAGCGAGAATGACATTTCTTTGCCTAAAAAACCGAACCGCATGAGCAAAAAAGTCCAAATCAACGGTTGCTCCTGTTGGATTTCCAGGATAATTTAAGAAAGCCAGTTTAACAGCTTTATAATTTTCCTCAGAAAGCTCAGCAAAATCAGGCTGGAATTCAAGGTCAGGCTTTAATGGCATTGAACGAACCTTGCCTCCTGCTAGATGGGTAGCCATTCGGTAAACCGGATAGCTCGGATCTGGAATCATCACCTCATCCCCACGATCAATCATAGAAAAAACGAAGTGTGCGACTCCCTCTTTTGATCCAATAAGAGCGAGTACTTCTGAATCGGGATCTAAATGAACGTGGAATTTTTTCTGATAAAAATCGGCGACCGCTTCTCTAAATTCCAAACATCCAGAGAAACCAGAGTATTTGTGATTTCCGGGCTGATCCAGTTCTTGTACTAGACGTTCCTTAATAAAGTCCGGCGTTGGCAAGTCGGGATCACCGATGCCCAAATCAAGCAAGTCATGGCCAGTTGCTTTTAGACGTTGTTTTTTACCATTAATCTTATCGAATAAATACGGTGGTAATTCATCCATGCGATCGGCAGTTTTGATATTCATAGCGTCACCACCTCGTTTCAATATATAAAATGACATTTTAATAATTGCACTATTTTCTATATTTATGCCTAGTTTAATTGAAAATGACCCGCCGAACAACATTTTATTTGTCAAGTTCTATTTCACCCAATGAAACATATAGTTGTTTGTAGGCTTTGACTAAATGATCGTTTGATAGGAGGATTTGTATGGTAACCGCTACACCCCAATATCTCAACTATATTAATGGGACTTGGAAACCGGCTCGTCTTGGTTCCTTTGTTGTCAACACCAATCCCGCAACAGGAGAAACCTTAGGACACGTGACCGTTTCGTCTGCACAAGAAGTCAGTGAAGCCGTGGGAGCTGCTAAAGACGCCCAAGTATCTTGGTGTAAAGTCCCTGCTCCCGTTCGCGGGGAGTATTTATATAAAATTGGTGAACTACTAAAACAACGGAAAGAACATCTGGCTCGAACATTGACAAGCGAAATGGGAAAAGTGATTGATGAAGCGCGGGGGGAGGTTCAAGAAGCCATTGATATGGCGTTTTTCATGGGCGGTGAGGGCCGACGTCTTGTCGGGCAAACCGTTCCTTCAGAACTTCCGAATAAGCATGCCATGAGCTTACGGGAGCCCGTTGGTGTCGCTGGTTTAATCACGCCATGGAATTTCCCCATTGCGATCGCCAGTTGGAAGACGTTGCCGGCGATTGTTAGTGGGAATACAGTTGTATGGAAGCCAGCTTCCGATACACCTGCCCTAGCTTATGAATTTGTAAAAATATTTGAAGAAGCAGGTCTACCAAAGGGTGTCGTCAATCTCGTCTATGGTTCTGGCGGAACAGTAGGTGAAGCTATGGTTGAACATCCCGATATCGATATCATTTCCTTTACTGGTTCCAGTGACACCGGCAGTCAAATTAACGCTCGTGCCGGTGAATTGTTCAAACGCGTATCTCTTGAGATGGGTGGTAAAAACGCGATTATTGTAATGAATGATGCCGATCTTGATCTTGCGGTTGACGGGATTATTTGGAGTGCTTATGGTACGACAGGCCAGCGTTGTACAGCATGTAGCCGCTTAATTGTCCATAAAAATGTGAAAGCTGCTATAGAAGAACGACTACTCGAGCGTATTAACCAGTTAACTTTAGGTGATGGCCTTGATGAAGCAGTAGACATTGGTCCTGTCGTGAATAGCGAAGCTTTACAACACATTAATGCTTATATGAACGTTGCCAAGAAAGACGGGGCAACCTTGCTTTGTGGCGGACATATTACAAGGGAAGGACCATTAGCGAATGGCCATTATTTCAAGCCTACCCTTTTCACTGATGTCACAAATGATATGCGTATCGCCCATGAAGAGATCTTCGGTCCCGTTTTATCTCTTATCCCGGTTAATGACCTTGATGAGGCGATTCAAGTCAATAATTCCGTCGATTATGGTCTCTCAAGTGCTATTTATACGAATGACACCAATAAGACGTTTAAAGCCATGCACGAGCTTAATTCCGGTCTTGTCTACATCAATGCCGGAACGATTGGTGCGGAAATCCATCTGCCATTTGGCGGGACAAAGGCAACTGGCAATGGTCATCGTGATTCCGGCATTGCCGCTTTAGATGTATTCGCTGAATGGAAAAGTGTATATATTGATTACAGTCAAAAACTGCAGCGTGCCCAAATCGATAACAACTAAGGGGGGTTCTCATGATGAAAGTGGCTGTATTAGGATCGGGTCTTATGGGAAAAGAGGCGGCTCGGGATCTTATTGATAGTGACGGTGTTGAAAGTGTTGTCCTTGCTGATATCGATCTAGATAAAACCAAAGAGGTTTGCCGCTCACTTAGCAGTTCCAAACTTAGCGCGGCTAAAATCAATGCGAAAGATGATGTAGCGCTTGCTGATTTTATGAAAGATTTTGATGTCGTTATTAACGCCCTATTCTATACATTTAATGAGACTGTTGCGAAGACAGCCATTAAGGTAGGTGTCAATGCCTGTGATCTGGGTGGTCATATCGGCCATGCTACTGACCATGTTTTGGCCATGCATGATGAAGCGCAAGCTGCTGGTGTCACTCTTATACCCGATCTGGGTGTTGCACCGGGAATGATTAATATATTATCCGGTTACGGGTATCAGCAACTTGATACGACTGAAACGATCAAACTAATGGTCGGCGGCATTCCTGTTCAGCCGGAACCACCATTTGAGTATAATCACGTATTCTCCATGGAGGGTGTGTTTGATCATTATACTGACCCCGCACTCATCATCCGTGATGGCAAAAAGTCGGAAGTCCCTTCACTTACTGAAATCGAAACAGTCCATTTTGCCCGCTTCGGCCCAC from Tuberibacillus sp. Marseille-P3662 includes the following:
- a CDS encoding saccharopine dehydrogenase family protein, with protein sequence MKVAVLGSGLMGKEAARDLIDSDGVESVVLADIDLDKTKEVCRSLSSSKLSAAKINAKDDVALADFMKDFDVVINALFYTFNETVAKTAIKVGVNACDLGGHIGHATDHVLAMHDEAQAAGVTLIPDLGVAPGMINILSGYGYQQLDTTETIKLMVGGIPVQPEPPFEYNHVFSMEGVFDHYTDPALIIRDGKKSEVPSLTEIETVHFARFGPLEAFHTSGGTSTLSTSYPDVKNLEYKTIRYPGHAEKFRLLVDLGLTRRDHMVDVGDQQVNTRDVLLEVLDPIVELGDKDDVVLLRILVSGYKNGKPQTYQYEMTTFNDPTNHVTAMARSTAYTISAVAQMLGNETIDKKGVYPPEQIVPGKTYIDAMRSRDVHIHETVKAEKMCIRPQ
- a CDS encoding aldehyde dehydrogenase family protein, with product MVTATPQYLNYINGTWKPARLGSFVVNTNPATGETLGHVTVSSAQEVSEAVGAAKDAQVSWCKVPAPVRGEYLYKIGELLKQRKEHLARTLTSEMGKVIDEARGEVQEAIDMAFFMGGEGRRLVGQTVPSELPNKHAMSLREPVGVAGLITPWNFPIAIASWKTLPAIVSGNTVVWKPASDTPALAYEFVKIFEEAGLPKGVVNLVYGSGGTVGEAMVEHPDIDIISFTGSSDTGSQINARAGELFKRVSLEMGGKNAIIVMNDADLDLAVDGIIWSAYGTTGQRCTACSRLIVHKNVKAAIEERLLERINQLTLGDGLDEAVDIGPVVNSEALQHINAYMNVAKKDGATLLCGGHITREGPLANGHYFKPTLFTDVTNDMRIAHEEIFGPVLSLIPVNDLDEAIQVNNSVDYGLSSAIYTNDTNKTFKAMHELNSGLVYINAGTIGAEIHLPFGGTKATGNGHRDSGIAALDVFAEWKSVYIDYSQKLQRAQIDNN
- a CDS encoding LL-diaminopimelate aminotransferase; this encodes MNIKTADRMDELPPYLFDKINGKKQRLKATGHDLLDLGIGDPDLPTPDFIKERLVQELDQPGNHKYSGFSGCLEFREAVADFYQKKFHVHLDPDSEVLALIGSKEGVAHFVFSMIDRGDEVMIPDPSYPVYRMATHLAGGKVRSMPLKPDLEFQPDFAELSEENYKAVKLAFLNYPGNPTGATVDLDFFAHAVRFFRQRNVILAHDSAYNLVTYDGYQAPSILQVDGAKDAVVEFGSLSKGFNMTGWRIGYIVGNADLINTLKTVKSNLDSSQFLPIQKAAATALTSDLSALNDRNDIYSQRADVLIEGLRKIGIDAGKPKGSIFIWARVPEGYTSAGFSEVMMEEAGVVVTPGVAFGTYGEGYFRMSLSVPEHLLREAVRRMQVYL